One Ctenopharyngodon idella isolate HZGC_01 chromosome 9, HZGC01, whole genome shotgun sequence DNA window includes the following coding sequences:
- the lmo7a gene encoding LIM domain only protein 7 isoform X12 translates to MEWRPQSAVGYEAAYSEAQRWIEAVTKKKFGSSNFRSSLENGLLLCDLINKIKPGIIKKLNRLSTPIAGLDNISLFLKACAKLGLKEAQLFHPGDLQDLSTRVTVKRQESSRRLKNVLITIYWLGRKAHADPFYNGPYLKLKAFEGLLGTALYKALEDCTSLRGSARNSTCRDSWYSEKEELFPLRSGHRREDSLDSLDSLGSRTYSTSSDATLKGSSEGCGSDPEADLSFTMSESKEYRRSMVLTPKTTTQFNQFLPTKDKQTGYVPAPLRKKRAERNEDNRRSWASPMFTEDDGTFSSHERAGSDPSSITGLKSQTTAHQSLAYEYESSDSDADRPDPDVVLDDLASRRFHSPSPVAPTNFALPMSQLEAAAVSCASRPQVAVSNVPRQSLTHLSSQSQPLQRTYRRPVSTDACIYDDSEEEDDEFGYADPVQDDLYARKVGLMPQTSATEPFDKFLPKFWTPEEDAHVKMIKLGSQRRPWYRKIQGFSRKKSGSSSEESDGDVNPWLSVPIFSRTQSEPPSSHSHAPEGLAQSSLTSTPSSQTQHLTVAQQSVGLSKLKPPDFWPRPDPASGPRLIKCEKHPLLGRENPNDPYNVSADILPDLENDDMFTRRTKAFHSSDDLAKLKYGNFLVPRHRSEADVTVVIQPRHEGEPVYPDIEKDDVAFRRAQQQICHRPLSGAPDNYHPVPIPETWALPPKLQAKLMCVPIEPRHNKPKPESKCRAEQHLKTDDMLLRKLKALNTQGTEEKGSPSVSLSCNEEDMQKWQAIREASRVRYRKRLMVERLLQKSSDSKGSKSVSDITEDETNLSASTIELRFEELQKMRARLKENEDKWQDDLTKWKNKRRSVNSDIVKKKEEREQIEQITSSGARKSKTFKEMQDGREGREQSNFRDRFNSSVDDVFEDPVPRTRTLPARSYTVDVPYAPKDKPSQPSIPSLREKEPVAGTLVSDQTDFPSKPDRSSPDIPISMNNSIQESKTTTQNLLDDPVPAFSDSVIKPTSMIKPISVSKPSSVLNSSDLISNTKPVENSSSPISSLYKPNSMDTKQSGLAQVSASLPKSYQRSDSARLPSVVTPRPFGTQANRITSLPRAFTMDDSLKRTNGETDSLKKTTVSNRYAQYVKEDDDVSQESPKHSSDEDERSEGRTPSPVPPVNKVSPLLKSSFPLVPPNEVDYSEMRISLNQKPNSSRDFGFQNDWDSTGVRVKSVVPGSTAEHGQVKVGDEILTVNGHRVADMSYNEWKSSMEEALQQGSLLMDIRRHGKNNWGRDLPSLPFKSHKTINLTSLDPLGPSEPYLSTNLDFTSQQTKDNVVKTVNVSSQPGNNHGSNGINGGFREDSENVNNKESESISMKNLKRRSEFFEQGGSDTAISNLPMPSITTSTTRWSWDPEEERKRQEKWQKEQERLLQEKYKKDQEKLDEEWRKAQQDLVKAGSKDYEEEMELDRHNLYSPLSSIRQPTVSWEEQEASRLAQQEEERKKREEERLRLEDEKKREKERLRLEEERKKREEERLQLEVERRKQQEQERLEEERKREEEKRKKREEERQRLEEERRKREEERRKKEEQERLEEQRWKREEEERLLQEKERNRREEERSRLEEQKRFQDQDKVDSFGYTNVYPELSYSHRSISKSTPELDEVAKPDIKASGGLGEVSRDYKKEPLTQAEVERKQILQEMRKKTSLNTDNSWIRQQSSASVTPKEPVDLPIRRGESLDNLDMPRSSWRSSWSASNSTSLIPDYSRPHSALSGSSSYYSGRPGSATLPASQSMSSLKQSWSPSPTTPEPEPQAPLRNRSVSGRKICSFCNTPLGKGAAMIIESLGLCYHLNCFKCSDCRSDLGGSQAGAEVRIRNQQLYCNSCYMRLKTGQPTSM, encoded by the exons GACAACATCAGCCTCTTCCTAAAAGCCTGTGCAAAGCTCGGACTAAAAGAGGCCCAACTTTTCCATCCAGGAGACCTGCAAGACTTATCCACACGTGTGACTGTCAA ACGCCAGGAGAGCAGCAGGAGGCTCAAAAAT GTTCTGATCACCATATATTGGTTGGGCAGAAAGGCACATGCTGATCCATTTTACAATGGACCTTACCTAAAACTAAAGGCTTTTGAGGGATTACTTGGCACAGCACTATATAAG GCACTAGAGGATTGCACATCACTGCGGGGCAGTGCACGAAACAGCACTTGTAGAGATAGCTGGTACTCAGAGAAAGAAGAGCTCTTCCCACTACGGTCCGGACACAGGAGAGAAGACTCTCTAGACAGCCTCGACTCGCTGGGCTCCAGAACTTACAGCACATCCTCAGACGCTACACTCAAAGGAAGCAGCGAGG GTTGTGGTAGTGACCCTGAAGCAGATCTGAGCTTCACGATGTCAGAAAGTAAGGAATACCGCCGTTCGATGGTCTTAACCCCTAAGACCACCACTCAGTTCAATCAGTTCCTGCCAACAAAGGACAAGCAGACGGGCTATGTTCCAGCACCATTACGCAAGAAACGCGCTGAGCGAAATGAAGACAACAGAAGAAGCTGGGCTAGCCCTATGTTCACAGAAGATGACGGCACTTTTTCTAG TCATGAGAGGGCAGGTTCAGACCCTTCATCTATCACCGGGTTGAAATCCCAGACAACTGCCCACCAGTCTTTGGCCTATGAGTATGAGAGCAGTGATTCAGATGCAGATCGACCGGATCCCGACGTGGTTCTAGATGACCTCGCTAGCCGTAGATTTCACAGCCCATCCCCTGTCGCTCCGACCAACTTTGCCTTACCCATGAGCCAGCTGGAGGCAGCTGCTGTCTCATGTGCCTCCAGGCCACAGGTGGCTGTCAGTAATGTGCCCCGGCAGTCACTGACCCATCTCAG CAGTCAGTCACAGCCTCTTCAGAGGACTTACAGGAGGCCTGTATCCACTGACGCCTGCATTTACGATGACTCTGAAGAAGAGGATGATGAGTTTGGCTATGCTGATCCTGTTCAAGATGACCTTTATGCCCGTAAAGTTGGCCTGATGCCCCAAACATCTGCCACAGAGCCTTTTGATAAATTTCTGCCCAAGTTCTGGACACCTGAGGAGGATGCACATGTGAAGATGATCAAACTGGGCTCCCAGCGCCGCCCTTGGTACAGGAAGATCCAAGGTTTCAG TCGCAAGAAGTCAGGTTCGTCCTCTGAAGAATCAGATGGTGACGTCAATCCCTGGCTCTCTGTACCTATTTTCTCTCGCACTCAGTCTGAACCCCCTTCCTCTCACTCCCATGCACCTGAAGGCCTCGCACAGTCCAGCCTCACTTCCACACCCAG TTCTCAAACACAACACCTTACGGTTGCTCAGCAGAGTGTTGGGCTCTCTAAGTTAAAGCCCCCTGATTTTTGGCCCAGACCAGATCCCGCCTCTGGCCCCAGACTCATAAAATGCGAAAAGCATCCCCTCCTTGGGCGTGAAAACCCTAACGATCCATACAACGTTTCTGCCGACATCCTGCCTGATTTGGAAAATGACGATATGTTTACACGTCGTACAAAAGCCTTCCATTCGAGTGATGATCTGGCCAAGTTGAAGTACGGTAACTTCCTGGTGCCTCGCCACAGATCGGAGGCCGACGTCACGGTGGTAATTCAGCCCCGTCATGAGGGTGAACCCGTTTATCCTGACATTGAAAAAGATGATGTGGCTTTTCGAAGGGCTCAACAGCAAATCTGTCATCGCCCTCTGTCTGGGGCCCCTGATAACTACCACCCTGTTCCTATTCCAGAGACATGGGCTTTGCCACCAAAACTGCAGGCCAAGCTGATGTGTGTCCCAATTGAACCCAGACATAACAAACCCAAGCCAGAGAGTAAATGCAGAGCAGAGCAGCACCTGAAAACAGATGATATGCTACTTAGGAAGCTAAAAGCTTTAAATACCCAAGGGACGGAGGAAAAGGGATCTCCCAGTGTTTCTTTGTCTTGCAATGAAGAAGATATGCAGAAATGGCAAGCCATCAGAGAGGCCAGCCGTGTGCGATACAGGAAGAGGCTGATGGTGGAGAG ACTGCTCCAGAAAAGCTCTGATAGTAAAGG gaGCAAATCAGTGAGTGACATCACTGAAGATGAGACGAACCTCAGCGCCTCGACGATAGAGTTGCGCTTCGAAGAGCTGCAGAAGATGCGTGCTCGGTTGAAGGAGAATGAAGATAAATGGCAAGAT GATCTTACAAAGTGGAAGAATAAGCGCAGGAGTGTGAATTCTGACATTGTGAAgaaaaaagaggagagagaacagATCGAGCAGATCACTTCAAGCGGCGCTAGGAAATCAAAGACCTTCAAGGAAATGCAGGATGGGAG AGAGGGCCGTGAGCAAAGCAACTTCAGGGACCGATTTAACTCAAGCGTTGATGATGTCTTTGAAGATCCTGTACCCAGAACTAGAACTCTGCCAGCACGTAGCTACACCGTTGACGTCCCTTACGCCCCCAAGGACAAACCTTCCCAACCCTCCATACCATCTCTAAGAGAAAAGGAACCCGTGGCTGGCACGCTGGTATCAGATCAGACTGATTTTCCATCCAAACCTGATCGCTCTAGTCCAGATATCCCAATTTCAATGAATAACAGCATTCAGGAGAGCAAAACAACAACCCAAAACCTTCTGGATGATCCAGTTCCTGCTTTCTCCGACAGCGTGATTAAGCCCACCAGCATGATCAAGCCCATCAGCGTCAGTAAACCCAGCAGCGTTCTCAACAGCTCGGACTTGATTAGCAACACTAAGCCAGTTGAGAACTCCAGCAGCCCCATTAGCTCATTGTATAAGCCCAATTCAATGGATACAAAGCAGTCTGGGCTGGCTCAAGTTTCTGCCTCCCTCCCCAAGAGCTACCAGAGATCAGATAGCGCAAGACTCCCCTCTGTAGTCACGCCCAGGCCATTCGGCACACAGGCCAACCGAATAACCTCTCTTCCCAGAGCATTCACG ATGGACGACTCTCTTAAGCGCACcaatggagagacagacagcCTCAAGAAAACTACAGTTTCCAACCGCTATGCTCAGTATGTGAAAGAGGATGACGATGTCTCCCAGGAAAGCCCTAAGCACAGCAGTGACGAAGATGAGAGATCAGAGGGGAGAACCCCGTCTCCTGTCCCTCCGGTCAACAAGGTGTCGCCCCTGCTTAAATCTTCATTCCCACTCGTCCCTCCCAATGAG GTGGACTACAGTGAGATGAGGATCAGCCTGAACCAGAAACCCAACAGTAGCCGGGACTTTGGCTTTCAGAACGACTGGGACTCCACTGGGGTCCGTGTCAAATCTGTAGTTCCAG GCAGCACAGCGGAGCACGGTCAGGTTAAGGTTGGAGATGAGATCCTTACGGTGAACGGGCACCGGGTGGCAGACATGAGCTATAATGAGTGGAAGAGCAGTATGGAGGAGGCCTTGCAGCAGGGAAGTCTGCTTATGGACATCCGCAGACATGGCAAGAATA ACTGGGGCAGAGACCTACCTTCCCTTCCATTTAAAAGCCATAAGACCATCAATCTGACCAGTCTGGATCCTCTAGGTCCCTCTGAGCCATATCTCAGCACCAACCTGGATTTCACATCCCAACAAACCAAGGACAACGTTGTGAAAACTGTGAATGTCAGCTCACAGCCAGGCAAT AATCATGGCTCAAATGGGATAAATGGAGGCTTCCGTGAGGATTCAGAGAATGTGAATAATAAAg AATCTGAATCCATTTctatgaaaaacttaaaaaggAGATCAGAGTTTTTTGAACAAG gtggatcTGATACAGCAATATCAAAT CTTCCCATGCCCTCCATTACTACATCCACTACACGCTGGTCCTGGGATCCAGAAGAAGAGCGCAAACGACAAGAGAAGTGGCAGAAAGAGCAGGAGCGTTTGCTGCAG GAGAAGTACAAAAAAGACCAAGAAAAACTTGATGAGGAGTGGAGAAAGGCACAGCAAGATCTTGTGAAGGCAGGCTCCAAAGATTATGAGGAG GAGATGGAGCTGGACAGACACAACCTCTACTCCCCTCTGTCCTCCATCAGACAACCCACTGTTTCATGGGAAGAGCAAGAGGCTTCCAGATTAGCCCAGCAAGaggaagaaaggaagaaaagagAAGAGGAGAGGTTACGTTTAGAGGacgagaaaaaaagagagaaagagaggctgCGGTTagaggaagagaggaaaaagagagaggaagagaggcTGCAGTTAGAGGTAGAAAGGAGAAAACAACAGGAACAAGAGCGTCTTGaggaagagaggaagagagaagaagaaaagaggaagaaaagagaaGAGGAGAGGCAGCGTttagaggaagagaggagaaaaagagaggaagagaggaggAAGAAGGAAGAACAAGAGCGCCTTGAGGAACAGAGGTGGaagagagaagaggaagagcgcCTCCTTCAGGAAAAAGAGAGGAACAgaagagaggaggagaggagtCGACTGGAAGAGCAGAAGAGATTTCAGGATCAAGA TAAGGTGGACTCCTTTGGCTATACCAATGTTTACCCTGAATTATCCTACTCACACAG GTCCATTTCCAAATCCACTCCAGAACTTGATGAGGTTGCAAAACCAGATATTAAAG CAAGCGGTGGTTTGGGTGAGGTCAGCAGGGACTATAAGAAAGAGCCTCTAACTCAGGCTGAAGTGGAAAGGAAACAGATCCTTCAAGAAATGAGGAAGAAGACTTCCTTGAACACAGACAACAGCTGGATTCGCCAGCAGAGCTCTGCCAGTGTCACCCCCAAAGAACCAGTTGATCTTCCCATAAGGAG GGGCGAGTCTCTTGACAACCTCGATATGCCTCGTTCCTCCTGGAGATCATCATGGAGCGCATCTAACAGCACCTCGCTCATACCAGATTACAGCCGTCCTCATTCGGCCCTCTCTGGCTCCTCGTCGTACTATAGTGGACGTCCAGGGTCTGCCACTCTGCCGGCATCTCAGTCCATGAGCTCCCTCAAGCAGTCCTGGTCTCCATCCCCAACTACACCAGAGCCAGAGCCTCAAGCTCCACTACGGAATAG GTCAGTGAGTGGCAGGAAAATCTGTTCGTTCTGTAATACACCACTGGGCAAAGGAGCAGCCATGATCATCGAGTCCCTGGGGCTCTGTTATCATTTGAATTGTTTTAAG TGCTCTGACTGCAGGTCTGATTTGGGAGGCTCACAAGCAGGAGCAGAAGTCAGAATACGAAACCAACAGCTCTACTGTAACTCCTGCTATATGCGACTCAAAA CTGGTCAGCCCACATCCATGTGA
- the lmo7a gene encoding LIM domain only protein 7 isoform X11, producing the protein MEWRPQSAVGYEAAYSEAQRWIEAVTKKKFGSSNFRSSLENGLLLCDLINKIKPGIIKKLNRLSTPIAGLDNISLFLKACAKLGLKEAQLFHPGDLQDLSTRVTVKRQESSRRLKNVLITIYWLGRKAHADPFYNGPYLKLKAFEGLLGTALYKALEDCTSLRGSARNSTCRDSWYSEKEELFPLRSGHRREDSLDSLDSLGSRTYSTSSDATLKGSSEGCGSDPEADLSFTMSESKEYRRSMVLTPKTTTQFNQFLPTKDKQTGYVPAPLRKKRAERNEDNRRSWASPMFTEDDGTFSRSKSVSDITEDETNLSASTIELRFEELQKMRARLKENEDKWQDDLTKWKNKRRSVNSDIVKKKEEREQIEQITSSGARKSKTFKEMQDGREGREQSNFRDRFNSSVDDVFEDPVPRTRTLPARSYTVDVPYAPKDKPSQPSIPSLREKEPVAGTLVSDQTDFPSKPDRSSPDIPISMNNSIQESKTTTQNLLDDPVPAFSDSVIKPTSMIKPISVSKPSSVLNSSDLISNTKPVENSSSPISSLYKPNSMDTKQSGLAQVSASLPKSYQRSDSARLPSVVTPRPFGTQANRITSLPRAFTMDDSLKRTNGETDSLKKTTVSNRYAQYVKEDDDVSQESPKHSSDEDERSEGRTPSPVPPVNKVSPLLKSSFPLVPPNEVDYSEMRISLNQKPNSSRDFGFQNDWDSTGVRVKSVVPGSTAEHGQVKVGDEILTVNGHRVADMSYNEWKSSMEEALQQGSLLMDIRRHGKNNWGRDLPSLPFKSHKTINLTSLDPLGPSEPYLSTNLDFTSQQTKDNVVKTVNVSSQPGNNHGSNGINGGFREDSENVNNKESESISMKNLKRRSEFFEQGSKGLTVSSLVYLCGGSDTAISNLPMPSITTSTTRWSWDPEEERKRQEKWQKEQERLLQEKYKKDQEKLDEEWRKAQQDLVKAGSKDYEEEMELDRHNLYSPLSSIRQPTVSWEEQEASRLAQQEEERKKREEERLRLEDEKKREKERLRLEEERKKREEERLQLEVERRKQQEQERLEEERKREEEKRKKREEERQRLEEERRKREEERRKKEEQERLEEQRWKREEEERLLQEKERNRREEERSRLEEQKRFQDQDKVDSFGYTNVYPELSYSHRSISKSTPELDEVAKPDIKGVYSRHRGLAGWLLEEELRRKKNPQIQKKQAASELELERRSILNAMKYRDPERASGGLGEVSRDYKKEPLTQAEVERKQILQEMRKKTSLNTDNSWIRQQSSASVTPKEPVDLPIRRGESLDNLDMPRSSWRSSWSASNSTSLIPDYSRPHSALSGSSSYYSGRPGSATLPASQSMSSLKQSWSPSPTTPEPEPQAPLRNRSVSGRKICSFCNTPLGKGAAMIIESLGLCYHLNCFKCSDCRSDLGGSQAGAEVRIRNQQLYCNSCYMRLKTGQPTSM; encoded by the exons GACAACATCAGCCTCTTCCTAAAAGCCTGTGCAAAGCTCGGACTAAAAGAGGCCCAACTTTTCCATCCAGGAGACCTGCAAGACTTATCCACACGTGTGACTGTCAA ACGCCAGGAGAGCAGCAGGAGGCTCAAAAAT GTTCTGATCACCATATATTGGTTGGGCAGAAAGGCACATGCTGATCCATTTTACAATGGACCTTACCTAAAACTAAAGGCTTTTGAGGGATTACTTGGCACAGCACTATATAAG GCACTAGAGGATTGCACATCACTGCGGGGCAGTGCACGAAACAGCACTTGTAGAGATAGCTGGTACTCAGAGAAAGAAGAGCTCTTCCCACTACGGTCCGGACACAGGAGAGAAGACTCTCTAGACAGCCTCGACTCGCTGGGCTCCAGAACTTACAGCACATCCTCAGACGCTACACTCAAAGGAAGCAGCGAGG GTTGTGGTAGTGACCCTGAAGCAGATCTGAGCTTCACGATGTCAGAAAGTAAGGAATACCGCCGTTCGATGGTCTTAACCCCTAAGACCACCACTCAGTTCAATCAGTTCCTGCCAACAAAGGACAAGCAGACGGGCTATGTTCCAGCACCATTACGCAAGAAACGCGCTGAGCGAAATGAAGACAACAGAAGAAGCTGGGCTAGCCCTATGTTCACAGAAGATGACGGCACTTTTTCTAG gaGCAAATCAGTGAGTGACATCACTGAAGATGAGACGAACCTCAGCGCCTCGACGATAGAGTTGCGCTTCGAAGAGCTGCAGAAGATGCGTGCTCGGTTGAAGGAGAATGAAGATAAATGGCAAGAT GATCTTACAAAGTGGAAGAATAAGCGCAGGAGTGTGAATTCTGACATTGTGAAgaaaaaagaggagagagaacagATCGAGCAGATCACTTCAAGCGGCGCTAGGAAATCAAAGACCTTCAAGGAAATGCAGGATGGGAG AGAGGGCCGTGAGCAAAGCAACTTCAGGGACCGATTTAACTCAAGCGTTGATGATGTCTTTGAAGATCCTGTACCCAGAACTAGAACTCTGCCAGCACGTAGCTACACCGTTGACGTCCCTTACGCCCCCAAGGACAAACCTTCCCAACCCTCCATACCATCTCTAAGAGAAAAGGAACCCGTGGCTGGCACGCTGGTATCAGATCAGACTGATTTTCCATCCAAACCTGATCGCTCTAGTCCAGATATCCCAATTTCAATGAATAACAGCATTCAGGAGAGCAAAACAACAACCCAAAACCTTCTGGATGATCCAGTTCCTGCTTTCTCCGACAGCGTGATTAAGCCCACCAGCATGATCAAGCCCATCAGCGTCAGTAAACCCAGCAGCGTTCTCAACAGCTCGGACTTGATTAGCAACACTAAGCCAGTTGAGAACTCCAGCAGCCCCATTAGCTCATTGTATAAGCCCAATTCAATGGATACAAAGCAGTCTGGGCTGGCTCAAGTTTCTGCCTCCCTCCCCAAGAGCTACCAGAGATCAGATAGCGCAAGACTCCCCTCTGTAGTCACGCCCAGGCCATTCGGCACACAGGCCAACCGAATAACCTCTCTTCCCAGAGCATTCACG ATGGACGACTCTCTTAAGCGCACcaatggagagacagacagcCTCAAGAAAACTACAGTTTCCAACCGCTATGCTCAGTATGTGAAAGAGGATGACGATGTCTCCCAGGAAAGCCCTAAGCACAGCAGTGACGAAGATGAGAGATCAGAGGGGAGAACCCCGTCTCCTGTCCCTCCGGTCAACAAGGTGTCGCCCCTGCTTAAATCTTCATTCCCACTCGTCCCTCCCAATGAG GTGGACTACAGTGAGATGAGGATCAGCCTGAACCAGAAACCCAACAGTAGCCGGGACTTTGGCTTTCAGAACGACTGGGACTCCACTGGGGTCCGTGTCAAATCTGTAGTTCCAG GCAGCACAGCGGAGCACGGTCAGGTTAAGGTTGGAGATGAGATCCTTACGGTGAACGGGCACCGGGTGGCAGACATGAGCTATAATGAGTGGAAGAGCAGTATGGAGGAGGCCTTGCAGCAGGGAAGTCTGCTTATGGACATCCGCAGACATGGCAAGAATA ACTGGGGCAGAGACCTACCTTCCCTTCCATTTAAAAGCCATAAGACCATCAATCTGACCAGTCTGGATCCTCTAGGTCCCTCTGAGCCATATCTCAGCACCAACCTGGATTTCACATCCCAACAAACCAAGGACAACGTTGTGAAAACTGTGAATGTCAGCTCACAGCCAGGCAAT AATCATGGCTCAAATGGGATAAATGGAGGCTTCCGTGAGGATTCAGAGAATGTGAATAATAAAg AATCTGAATCCATTTctatgaaaaacttaaaaaggAGATCAGAGTTTTTTGAACAAG GCTCTAAAGGGCTCACAGTCAGTTCTCTGGTCTACCTCTGTG gtggatcTGATACAGCAATATCAAAT CTTCCCATGCCCTCCATTACTACATCCACTACACGCTGGTCCTGGGATCCAGAAGAAGAGCGCAAACGACAAGAGAAGTGGCAGAAAGAGCAGGAGCGTTTGCTGCAG GAGAAGTACAAAAAAGACCAAGAAAAACTTGATGAGGAGTGGAGAAAGGCACAGCAAGATCTTGTGAAGGCAGGCTCCAAAGATTATGAGGAG GAGATGGAGCTGGACAGACACAACCTCTACTCCCCTCTGTCCTCCATCAGACAACCCACTGTTTCATGGGAAGAGCAAGAGGCTTCCAGATTAGCCCAGCAAGaggaagaaaggaagaaaagagAAGAGGAGAGGTTACGTTTAGAGGacgagaaaaaaagagagaaagagaggctgCGGTTagaggaagagaggaaaaagagagaggaagagaggcTGCAGTTAGAGGTAGAAAGGAGAAAACAACAGGAACAAGAGCGTCTTGaggaagagaggaagagagaagaagaaaagaggaagaaaagagaaGAGGAGAGGCAGCGTttagaggaagagaggagaaaaagagaggaagagaggaggAAGAAGGAAGAACAAGAGCGCCTTGAGGAACAGAGGTGGaagagagaagaggaagagcgcCTCCTTCAGGAAAAAGAGAGGAACAgaagagaggaggagaggagtCGACTGGAAGAGCAGAAGAGATTTCAGGATCAAGA TAAGGTGGACTCCTTTGGCTATACCAATGTTTACCCTGAATTATCCTACTCACACAG GTCCATTTCCAAATCCACTCCAGAACTTGATGAGGTTGCAAAACCAGATATTAAAG GTGTGTACAGCAGACACAGGGGTCTGGCAGGATGGCTGCTGGAGGAGGAATTGAGGCGAAAGAAAAACCCTCAGATCCAGAAAAAGCAGGCAGCGAGTGAGCTTGAGCTCGAGAGGAGGAGCATCCTCAATGCCATGAAATACAGAGACCCAGAGAGAG CAAGCGGTGGTTTGGGTGAGGTCAGCAGGGACTATAAGAAAGAGCCTCTAACTCAGGCTGAAGTGGAAAGGAAACAGATCCTTCAAGAAATGAGGAAGAAGACTTCCTTGAACACAGACAACAGCTGGATTCGCCAGCAGAGCTCTGCCAGTGTCACCCCCAAAGAACCAGTTGATCTTCCCATAAGGAG GGGCGAGTCTCTTGACAACCTCGATATGCCTCGTTCCTCCTGGAGATCATCATGGAGCGCATCTAACAGCACCTCGCTCATACCAGATTACAGCCGTCCTCATTCGGCCCTCTCTGGCTCCTCGTCGTACTATAGTGGACGTCCAGGGTCTGCCACTCTGCCGGCATCTCAGTCCATGAGCTCCCTCAAGCAGTCCTGGTCTCCATCCCCAACTACACCAGAGCCAGAGCCTCAAGCTCCACTACGGAATAG GTCAGTGAGTGGCAGGAAAATCTGTTCGTTCTGTAATACACCACTGGGCAAAGGAGCAGCCATGATCATCGAGTCCCTGGGGCTCTGTTATCATTTGAATTGTTTTAAG TGCTCTGACTGCAGGTCTGATTTGGGAGGCTCACAAGCAGGAGCAGAAGTCAGAATACGAAACCAACAGCTCTACTGTAACTCCTGCTATATGCGACTCAAAA CTGGTCAGCCCACATCCATGTGA